The following coding sequences lie in one bacterium genomic window:
- a CDS encoding Xaa-Pro peptidase family protein, with protein MDPVDIASFRRRFFGERRAQLERLLDTPLLLYWGRWEGPSIRALTLAEDFTRPAFILCEPGGATTAFVQRIEVDELAPLSDDVELVAYGGAAELDDELASYLKKFDDVVVEVSTNFPALDRLPPRYVGFLSSFVNIRECDDVLVPFRAVKSPLELALMKRASDATLAVFAELEGKVRPGAAEEDLMNFLLHRAIDAGAAPAFYPIVASGPRSQYPHPQRRSKKKIEPGERVVVDYGVDVWGYKADVTRTYVAGGDASADPYYDISAELVDLLRRADLNAVTPLELGREVARRVKDAGLSDRERHGYGHGLGVETHDPHPYVVATAMPWLDRPFEDGMVFTFEPGFYDERGGFRIEDDYVVWKGRAVPMQELDVPA; from the coding sequence CGGCGCCGCTTCTTCGGCGAGAGACGGGCCCAGCTCGAGCGGTTGCTCGATACTCCTCTACTTTTATATTGGGGCCGCTGGGAAGGGCCCAGCATCCGCGCGCTGACGTTGGCGGAGGATTTTACGAGGCCGGCTTTTATTTTATGTGAACCGGGCGGCGCGACGACGGCGTTCGTGCAGCGAATCGAGGTCGACGAGTTGGCGCCGTTGTCCGACGACGTGGAGCTGGTCGCGTACGGCGGGGCCGCCGAGCTGGACGACGAGCTGGCGTCATATCTTAAGAAGTTCGACGACGTGGTGGTCGAAGTTTCGACGAATTTCCCCGCGCTCGACCGCCTGCCGCCGCGCTACGTCGGATTCCTCTCGTCGTTCGTGAATATAAGAGAGTGCGACGACGTGCTCGTACCGTTCCGGGCGGTTAAGTCCCCGCTCGAGCTCGCGTTGATGAAGCGAGCTTCCGACGCTACGCTGGCGGTTTTCGCGGAGCTCGAAGGCAAGGTCCGACCCGGCGCGGCGGAGGAGGACCTTATGAATTTCCTACTCCACCGCGCGATCGATGCCGGCGCCGCGCCCGCGTTTTACCCCATCGTGGCCTCCGGGCCCCGCTCGCAGTATCCCCATCCCCAGCGCCGCTCGAAAAAGAAGATAGAACCCGGCGAACGCGTCGTCGTCGACTACGGCGTCGACGTGTGGGGTTACAAGGCGGACGTTACGCGGACGTACGTCGCCGGCGGCGACGCGAGCGCGGACCCGTACTACGACATAAGCGCGGAACTGGTTGACCTCTTGCGCCGGGCCGACCTTAACGCGGTGACGCCGCTCGAGCTGGGCCGGGAGGTCGCGCGCAGGGTAAAGGACGCCGGCCTGAGCGACCGCGAGCGCCACGGTTACGGCCACGGGCTGGGCGTCGAAACCCACGACCCCCATCCGTACGTCGTCGCGACGGCCATGCCGTGGTTGGACCGCCCGTTCGAGGACGGGATGGTCTTTACGTTCGAGCCCGGCTTCTACGACGAGCGGGGAGGCTTTCGCATCGAGGACGACTACGTCGTATGGAAAGGTCGGGCGGTGCCGATGCAGGAGCTCGACGTTCCAGCGTAG